A window of the Hydrogenobacter hydrogenophilus genome harbors these coding sequences:
- a CDS encoding S41 family peptidase encodes MKRAKFLGLLFITFSVGFLLGIAGGAPKDRGGEDDYKYFRLFTDVFKVVKENYVENVSTKDLIYGALSGMMKSLDPFSAFFTPEQYREFKEETEGEFGGVGIEISMEKGRPVVVSPIEGTPAYKAGIKPGDIIIEINGEDTSNMMLTDVVQKIRGKPGTKVNLTIIRKGSDKPLKFELERSLIKIESVRWTKIDDVGYIRLVQFNDGAGDQMEKAIKSLLSQNIKGLILDLRNDPGGLLTEAVNVAELFIPEGKLIVYTKSRDGEINKYFSKRKPIVPEDMPLVVLINKGSASASEIVTGALQDYKRAVIVGEKSYGKASVQNIMPLEDGSAIKLTVAYYYTPFGRLIHKKGITPDVQVSMDEKEEEKLQETIRQKRMQGDHQKLILLPELDPQLRKAIEIIHKGQAIKKAA; translated from the coding sequence ATGAAGAGAGCTAAATTTTTAGGCTTACTGTTTATCACTTTTAGTGTGGGTTTTTTGCTTGGTATAGCGGGTGGCGCTCCCAAAGACAGGGGTGGTGAAGATGATTACAAATACTTCAGGCTTTTCACAGATGTGTTTAAAGTTGTGAAAGAAAATTATGTGGAGAATGTGAGCACAAAAGACCTAATTTATGGTGCGCTCAGTGGTATGATGAAGTCCTTAGACCCTTTTTCTGCCTTTTTTACACCTGAACAATACAGAGAGTTCAAAGAAGAAACGGAAGGTGAGTTTGGTGGTGTAGGTATAGAGATAAGTATGGAGAAAGGAAGACCTGTTGTAGTATCACCCATAGAAGGAACACCTGCCTACAAAGCAGGCATAAAGCCTGGAGACATAATAATTGAGATAAACGGAGAGGACACATCCAACATGATGCTAACAGATGTGGTGCAAAAGATAAGGGGAAAGCCTGGCACAAAGGTGAACTTGACCATAATAAGGAAGGGTAGTGATAAACCTCTCAAGTTTGAGCTTGAAAGAAGTCTCATAAAAATAGAGAGCGTCAGGTGGACAAAGATAGATGATGTAGGTTATATAAGACTCGTGCAGTTCAATGACGGTGCAGGCGATCAGATGGAAAAAGCCATAAAGAGTCTTCTTTCTCAGAACATAAAAGGACTTATCCTTGACCTAAGGAACGACCCTGGAGGACTTTTAACGGAGGCGGTAAACGTTGCAGAACTTTTCATCCCTGAAGGTAAGCTCATAGTATACACCAAGTCAAGGGATGGCGAAATAAACAAATACTTCTCCAAGAGAAAACCCATTGTGCCTGAAGACATGCCTCTGGTAGTTTTGATAAACAAGGGTTCTGCCAGCGCGTCCGAGATAGTCACGGGTGCTCTTCAGGACTATAAGAGAGCTGTAATAGTAGGAGAGAAAAGCTACGGTAAGGCATCTGTACAGAACATTATGCCTCTTGAAGATGGTTCTGCCATAAAGCTTACTGTAGCATACTACTACACACCTTTTGGAAGACTCATACACAAAAAGGGAATAACACCAGATGTGCAAGTGAGTATGGACGAAAAGGAGGAAGAAAAGCTCCAAGAAACCATAAGACAAAAGAGGATGCAAGGAGATCACCAAAAGCT
- the cimA gene encoding citramalate synthase, whose product MDKVLIYDTTLRDGSQAEGINFSVEDKLRILEKLDEFGVHYAECGWPGANPKDTILFERLKKIKTQNLKVVAFGSTRKAGKKVHQDQQIENLLRSGARVITVFGKSWDFHVIQAMGTSLEENLDMVYETVRYLKEHVEEVIFDAEHFFDGYKNNPEYALSVLRSALEGGADWIVLCDTNGGCLPNEVYEITKAVKESFPQARIGIHAHNDSDTAVANSLMAVLAGARQVHGTINGIGERTGNANLCSIIPNLQLKLGFEVIPPENLKKLTELAHFVSEVSNIPLPKNMPYVGESAFTHKAGVHASAVMKRSETYEHVDPSLVGNRRKVTVSDLSGRSNILYKLKEMGIQVDERSPELVKLVEKIKELEKEGYHFEAAEASFELLCKRHFGLVKNYFDLDAYRVLIARRSTDVSPVSEATVRLYVGDIKQHTAALGNGPVSALDRSLRKALEEFYPNLRDVQLIDYKVRIVNESEGTSAKVRVLIESTDGRRKWGTVGVSENIIEASWIALTDSLIYKLLKDEEEGII is encoded by the coding sequence ATGGATAAGGTGCTTATTTACGATACCACCTTAAGGGATGGCTCGCAAGCTGAGGGTATAAATTTTTCTGTAGAAGATAAGCTTCGCATACTTGAAAAACTTGATGAGTTTGGAGTGCATTACGCGGAGTGTGGATGGCCAGGAGCTAACCCCAAAGACACCATACTTTTTGAAAGGCTCAAAAAGATAAAGACTCAGAACTTGAAAGTCGTCGCTTTTGGTTCTACCAGAAAGGCAGGTAAAAAGGTTCACCAAGATCAACAGATAGAGAACCTTCTAAGGTCTGGTGCACGTGTGATAACCGTGTTTGGTAAAAGCTGGGACTTTCATGTTATTCAAGCTATGGGAACGAGCCTTGAGGAGAATCTTGATATGGTTTACGAAACGGTAAGATACCTAAAAGAGCACGTAGAGGAAGTGATCTTTGACGCAGAACACTTCTTTGATGGGTACAAAAATAATCCAGAGTATGCTCTATCAGTGCTTAGGTCTGCTCTTGAGGGTGGTGCGGATTGGATAGTTTTGTGTGATACAAACGGAGGATGCCTACCTAATGAAGTTTACGAGATAACCAAGGCGGTTAAGGAATCTTTCCCCCAGGCACGCATTGGTATACACGCTCATAATGATTCAGACACAGCTGTTGCCAACTCTTTGATGGCTGTATTGGCAGGAGCAAGGCAGGTGCACGGCACTATAAACGGTATAGGAGAAAGAACAGGAAATGCTAATCTATGTTCCATCATACCAAACCTTCAACTAAAGCTCGGTTTTGAGGTTATACCTCCAGAGAATCTTAAAAAACTTACAGAACTTGCTCACTTTGTATCAGAAGTTTCCAACATACCTCTTCCCAAAAACATGCCTTATGTAGGAGAAAGCGCCTTTACTCACAAGGCGGGTGTTCATGCTTCCGCTGTGATGAAAAGGTCAGAAACTTACGAACATGTAGACCCATCTCTGGTAGGCAACAGAAGAAAGGTGACTGTATCGGACCTTTCTGGCAGGAGCAACATACTATACAAGCTTAAAGAGATGGGTATTCAGGTAGATGAGAGGTCTCCAGAACTCGTCAAGCTTGTTGAAAAGATAAAGGAGCTGGAGAAAGAAGGCTATCACTTTGAGGCAGCAGAGGCATCTTTTGAGCTTTTGTGCAAAAGGCACTTTGGACTTGTTAAAAACTACTTTGATCTTGATGCCTATCGCGTGCTTATAGCAAGAAGAAGTACGGATGTATCACCTGTATCTGAAGCTACCGTAAGGCTCTATGTAGGGGATATAAAGCAACACACTGCAGCGCTCGGCAATGGACCTGTAAGCGCGTTAGACAGATCTTTGAGAAAAGCCTTGGAGGAGTTCTATCCCAATCTCAGAGATGTACAGCTCATAGACTACAAAGTGAGGATAGTTAATGAGTCGGAAGGCACATCCGCCAAGGTAAGGGTGCTTATAGAATCTACAGACGGAAGAAGGAAGTGGGGCACGGTGGGTGTTTCTGAAAACATAATAGAGGCTTCTTGGATAGCCCTAACAGACAGCTTGATATACAAACTGCTAAAGGATGAGGAAGAGGGTATAATTTAA
- a CDS encoding SDR family oxidoreductase gives MKRVLITGVRRIGFHIAKKLINNGYKIAFVYRTHTQTVEELLKEDTLGIQADLSDPNSYLKVVEKAVNYLNGIDAFIHSASPYFSTPIESLKRDDLYAHFVPNTEAFLFLSKLLYPYMLHNSGDTKGRIVAFGDWATNTTPYKNYSAYFISKGALHTAVKVLAKEFAPHVLVNAIALGPTLKPEDFSEEKWKEYINKTPLKRQVSIEDVMALTEFLLEAQSITGEIINLDSGRHISGEC, from the coding sequence ATGAAGAGAGTGCTCATAACGGGTGTAAGAAGGATAGGTTTTCACATTGCCAAGAAACTCATAAACAATGGGTACAAAATAGCCTTCGTTTACCGTACACACACTCAAACGGTAGAGGAGCTTCTAAAGGAGGATACCCTTGGCATTCAAGCAGACCTGTCAGACCCTAACAGCTATCTGAAAGTAGTAGAGAAGGCTGTGAATTACTTAAATGGAATAGACGCTTTTATACACAGCGCAAGTCCATATTTTTCTACGCCCATTGAGTCTTTGAAAAGGGATGACCTGTATGCACACTTTGTCCCAAATACAGAAGCTTTTCTGTTTCTGAGTAAACTTCTTTACCCATACATGCTTCATAATTCTGGTGATACTAAAGGCAGGATAGTAGCATTTGGGGACTGGGCTACTAATACCACGCCTTACAAAAACTACTCTGCGTATTTTATCTCAAAAGGAGCTCTTCACACTGCGGTAAAGGTGTTAGCAAAGGAGTTTGCGCCTCATGTACTTGTTAATGCCATAGCTCTTGGACCTACTCTAAAACCAGAGGACTTTTCGGAGGAGAAGTGGAAGGAATACATAAACAAGACGCCACTAAAAAGGCAGGTTTCTATAGAAGATGTAATGGCACTCACTGAGTTTTTGCTGGAAGCCCAAAGTATAACAGGAGAGATCATAAATTTGGACAGTGGGAGGCACATATCCGGTGAGTGTTAG
- a CDS encoding 7-cyano-7-deazaguanine synthase, whose protein sequence is MSVRIAVLFSGGVESTTLLYMYLQKGYLVYPVYVKTGEKWESLELENAINLWRYTKRNYPNLMALRVLKVQGLASPRKTLKTIQDIFIPLRNMTLITTCALYAFSKDINRLAIGSLGLYAFPDNTAEYLKELEKLIAKGLGKEFFIETPLFGLEKAQVVKMGLSVVPYHLTLSCANPRKIKGKIVPCGKCIKCKERQEALAVG, encoded by the coding sequence GTGAGTGTTAGAATAGCGGTACTTTTTAGCGGTGGAGTAGAAAGCACTACCCTACTTTACATGTACCTCCAAAAGGGGTATTTGGTTTATCCCGTCTACGTAAAAACCGGAGAAAAGTGGGAGAGCCTTGAACTTGAAAACGCAATAAATCTCTGGAGATACACCAAGAGAAATTATCCAAACCTTATGGCATTAAGAGTTCTAAAGGTGCAAGGACTAGCATCTCCAAGAAAAACTTTAAAAACTATACAGGACATTTTCATACCCCTGAGGAACATGACCCTTATAACTACATGTGCTCTTTACGCTTTTTCTAAAGACATAAACAGGTTAGCTATAGGCAGTCTTGGGCTTTATGCTTTTCCGGATAACACAGCAGAGTATCTGAAAGAATTGGAAAAACTCATAGCTAAGGGTTTGGGCAAAGAGTTTTTTATAGAAACACCTCTGTTTGGACTTGAAAAGGCTCAAGTAGTAAAGATGGGACTCAGCGTAGTACCTTATCACCTTACCCTCTCGTGTGCCAATCCCAGAAAGATAAAAGGGAAAATAGTTCCGTGTGGAAAGTGTATAAAGTGCAAAGAAAGACAAGAGGCTTTAGCTGTAGGCTAA
- a CDS encoding tRNA threonylcarbamoyladenosine biosynthesis protein TsaB: MRILSLDTSFSFLNFSVIDEGKVIFLCYMDNSKKTLENLPKVLADYKIRPQDYDAFAVSVGVGYLTSVRIGITFIKGWAYLFNKPVVGYENLELMAKHTHTNFPKIPCLKVSHTIFYRIVEEDKISEIKTAKECPSQGYVISLKDHAIEGSNVVLEFFPFSAYGGIYAYEKLSSGYKGDDLFLLEPLYVKS; this comes from the coding sequence ATGAGGATCCTTTCCCTTGATACTTCCTTTTCCTTCTTAAACTTTTCGGTGATTGATGAAGGGAAGGTGATCTTTTTGTGCTATATGGACAACTCAAAGAAGACTCTTGAGAACTTACCCAAGGTGTTGGCAGATTACAAAATAAGACCTCAGGATTACGATGCCTTTGCCGTTTCTGTAGGTGTAGGGTATCTTACCTCAGTGAGAATTGGCATAACCTTTATAAAAGGTTGGGCTTACCTTTTTAATAAGCCAGTAGTGGGATATGAGAACCTTGAATTGATGGCAAAGCACACACATACAAACTTTCCCAAAATACCTTGTTTAAAGGTGAGCCACACCATATTCTACAGGATAGTAGAGGAAGACAAAATATCGGAAATAAAGACAGCTAAGGAGTGCCCTTCACAAGGTTATGTAATAAGCTTGAAAGATCATGCCATAGAGGGTAGCAATGTGGTTCTTGAGTTTTTCCCCTTCTCCGCTTACGGCGGTATATACGCTTACGAAAAGCTAAGCTCTGGATACAAAGGTGATGACCTTTTCCTTTTGGAACCCCTTTATGTAAAATCTTAG